From one Plectropomus leopardus isolate mb chromosome 8, YSFRI_Pleo_2.0, whole genome shotgun sequence genomic stretch:
- the fignl2 gene encoding fidgetin-like protein 2, whose product MLSPIVPYSLLKMHWNPEHAQPLSQWPEQHLDVSSTTSSPAHKSEFYSSRGRSGYNYAWANDDISALTASNLLKRYAEKYSGVLDSPYDRPPTVGTYPEPGAFGGLSVPKTELEPWPLTHSTDASYSLVPPGGHDSLSGSKVVATSAGPPGVSSVSVVNSNLSDSGYSGSSSCSGSSEYPSSYNGTYLSSGYCPQPSAALPPASLHTLQSTPTLVPSYSPTTPVYNYPASTYPPQTSLATSYSHPSATYLPSGLPAPTPVPSRPTVVGGSYSYQSTNLGTSESGGTLKRKAFEMSVEEDESEDGSRYRKYSYDPLKPGGNSPYSVSDKTECRGNGFNGSGSADPQTFKPSKPSSQPLVSPPYGAAGEFSPPAGMTGENGVAEQGFIQQHRSQAHKRPPLCAPTVETMKSPDPRLLDLVNGELLDCSPALGWGELAGLTHVKAALEEDLLWPVLRPSAVMRPPRTVLLFGPRGGGKTTLTRSLASQLGASFYRLSGAMLASKGKAEAEHILGSLLQVAAARRPSVVLLSQLEAMEEEGLRQTLLTTLEKAQVGSTGLVILVCATGRPDLLQDAVHRSFAKRYHVGLPDVGMRRQVLLQALSPQGCSLSERELSAVLQRTEGFSVWELLQLCQQALSSASSPTGAMHGHSTSSKPPAFTDFENAFCKVRPHTTIKELDTCIEWSKMYNH is encoded by the exons ATGCTGAGTCCTATTGTCCCTTATA gccTGTTAAAGATGCACTGGAACCCAGAGCATGCCCAGCCTCTCAGCCAGTGGCCTGAGCAGCACCTGGACgtctcctccaccacctcctctccGGCCCACAAGTCGGAATTCTACTCTAGCCGTGGTCGCAGCGGCTACAACTACGCCTGGGCCAATGACGACATCTCTGCTCTCACAGCCTCTAACCTGTTGAAGCGTTATGCTGAGAAGTACTCTGGCGTCCTGGACTCACCATATGACCGGCCACCCACTGTGGGCACCTACCCAGAGCCGGGGGCCTTTGGGGGCCTCAGCGTCCCGAAGACTGAGCTAGAGCCCTGGCCGCTGACACACAGCACCGATGCCTCCTATTCCCTGGTGCCCCCTGGAGGCCATGACAGCCTCTCAGGTTCCAAGGTTGTAGCCACATCTGCGGGCCCTCCGGGGGTCAGCAGTGTTTCGGTGGTGAACAGTAACCTCTCGGACTCGGGCTACAGcggcagcagctcctgcagcgGCTCTAGCGAGTACCCCTCCAGCTACAATGGCACCTATCTTTCCTCAGGGTACTGTCCCCAACCCAGTGCAGCACTTCCCCCTGCCTCCCTCCACACCCTCCAATCCACCCCCACCCTTGTGCCCAGCTACAGTCCTACCACACCTGTCTATAACTACCCTGCTAGCACGTACCCTCCCCAGACCAGCCTCGCCACAAGCTACAGCCACCCCTCCGCAACCTACCTACCGTCAGGTCTACCAGCCCCTACTCCCGTTCCCTCACGGCCCACAGTGGTAGGAGGCAGCTATAGTTACCAGAGCACCAACCTTGGGACGTCTGAGTCTGGAGGGACATTAAAACGAAAAGCATTTGAGATGAGCGTGGAAGAGGATGAGAGCGAAGACGGGTCTCGGTACAGGAAGTATAGCTATGACCCTTTGAAGCCCGGGGGGAACTCACCCTACAGTGTGAGTGACAAAACAGAGTGTCGAGGAAACGGCTTCAACGGTTCAGGCAGCGCAGACCCTCAAACCTTCAAGCCCAGTAAGCCCTCCTCCCAGCCCCTGGTGTCTCCTCCGTATGGGGCAGCAGGGGAATTCAGCCCTCCAGCGGGCATGACGGGGGAGAACGGCGTGGCAGAGCAGGGCTTCATCCAGCAGCATCGCTCCCAGGCACACAAGCGCCCTCCACTGTGTGCTCCGACTGTTGAGACTATGAAGAGCCCAGACCCCCGACTATTGGACCTTGTCAATGGGGAGTTACTGGACTGCAGCCCGGCACTGGGCTGGGGTGAGCTGGCTGGGCTCACCCATGTAAAGGCCGCCCTGGAGGAGGACCTCCTGTGGCCCGTGTTGAGGCCCAGTGCAGTGATGCGGCCACCACGAACCGTCCTGCTGTTTGGCCCCCGGGGAGGGGGTAAGACGACGCTGACTCGTTCTTTGGCTTCACAGTTGGGGGCGTCCTTCTATCGGCTGAGTGGAGCCATGCTGGCCTCGAAAGGGAAGGCTGAGGCAGAGCACATTCTGGGGTCTCTGTTGCAGGTGGCAGCGGCTCGGCGGCCCTCAGTGGTGCTGCTCAGCCAGCTGGAGgccatggaggaggaggggctgcGGCAGACACTGCTGACCACCCTGGAGAAAGCCCAGGTGGGGAGCACAGGTCTGGTGATTCTTGTGTGTGCCACTGGAAGGCCAGATCTCCTGCAAGACGCAGTCCATCGGAGCTTTGCCAAGCGGTATCACGTTGGCCTGCCAGATGTGGGTATGCGCAGGCAGGTGCTGCTGCAGGCGCTGTCGCCCCAGGGCTGCAGCCTGAGCGAGAGGGAGCTGAGCGCCGTGCTGCAGCGCACAGAGGGCTTCTCCGTGTGGGAGTTGCTGCAGCTCTGCCAGCAGGCACTCTCCTCAGCATCCTCCCCCACCGGGGCCATGCATGGCCATTCCACATCCTCCAAACCCCCAGCCTTCACAGACTTTGAGAATGCCTTCTGCAAGGTGCGCCCACACACCACCATAAAAGAACTGGACACTTGTATAGAGTGGAGCAAAATGTATAACCACTGA